Proteins encoded within one genomic window of Dyadobacter chenhuakuii:
- a CDS encoding sigma-54-dependent transcriptional regulator, with protein sequence MKKIVVVDDEADICFLLKRFLSKNDFIVETAQNGKDGLALIDSISPDLVMTDFRLGDITGTELLTAIKAKRPNVPVLIITGYSDIKVAVSVMKLGAYDYITKPLFPDEILVTVKKAIADAESRENEEFEYTAVASGPSGGSTETTKPARKMSSRTKAGYVMGQSEVSDNLFRQVDLVAPTNFSVIIYGESGSGKEAIAAEIHNRSKRRDMPFVAMDCGAISKELAGSELFGHEKGSFTGALNTKIGHFEMANGGTLFLDEVSNLSYEIQVALLRVVQERKMRRIGGSKEIDLDVRIIVASNERLLESARNGKFREDLYYRFNEFTIEVPALRNRKDDLMLFATTFLDTTNVELNKNVSGFSEDVKNDFLSYSWPGNLRELKNVIKRATLLSDGDLIEEKSLPFEIVNYKKLKDLDEEPVTLAATTSIAAPVMETLDGDDSKPSLKTVANEAEYDMIMQVLRDVNFNKSKAARLLNIDRKTLYNKMKQFDI encoded by the coding sequence ATGAAAAAAATTGTTGTTGTTGATGATGAGGCAGATATCTGCTTCTTGTTGAAGAGATTTTTATCAAAGAATGACTTTATAGTTGAAACTGCACAGAATGGTAAAGACGGCCTTGCGCTGATCGATTCCATCTCGCCTGATTTGGTTATGACCGACTTCCGTTTGGGTGACATCACCGGAACAGAATTGCTCACTGCCATCAAAGCAAAGCGTCCAAATGTGCCCGTACTCATTATAACCGGCTATTCCGACATTAAGGTGGCGGTTAGCGTGATGAAACTAGGAGCATATGACTATATCACCAAACCATTGTTTCCGGACGAAATTTTGGTAACGGTGAAAAAGGCTATTGCTGACGCGGAATCCAGAGAGAACGAGGAATTTGAATATACAGCGGTTGCGTCCGGCCCAAGCGGAGGATCTACTGAAACCACAAAACCTGCCCGCAAGATGAGCTCGCGGACTAAGGCTGGTTATGTAATGGGTCAGAGTGAAGTCTCGGATAATCTTTTCCGCCAGGTTGACCTTGTTGCGCCTACTAATTTCAGCGTTATCATTTACGGAGAAAGCGGATCTGGAAAGGAAGCCATTGCAGCAGAAATCCATAACCGGTCAAAAAGACGGGATATGCCTTTTGTAGCGATGGACTGCGGTGCCATATCCAAGGAACTGGCCGGCAGCGAGCTTTTTGGTCACGAAAAAGGATCATTTACAGGTGCATTGAATACCAAGATAGGCCACTTCGAAATGGCGAATGGCGGTACATTGTTCCTGGATGAAGTTTCCAATTTGTCTTATGAAATACAGGTGGCTTTGCTGCGTGTAGTGCAGGAGCGTAAGATGCGCCGCATCGGCGGATCAAAGGAGATCGATCTGGACGTAAGGATCATTGTTGCGAGTAATGAAAGGTTGCTTGAATCGGCCAGAAACGGGAAATTCAGGGAAGATCTTTACTATCGATTCAATGAATTCACGATAGAAGTGCCTGCATTGAGAAACAGAAAAGATGATCTGATGCTTTTTGCAACGACATTCCTGGATACTACCAATGTGGAGCTGAACAAGAATGTAAGCGGGTTTTCGGAGGATGTTAAGAACGATTTCCTGAGCTATTCTTGGCCGGGTAACCTGAGAGAGCTGAAAAACGTCATCAAACGCGCTACGCTGCTTTCCGATGGCGACCTGATCGAGGAGAAGTCACTGCCTTTTGAAATTGTCAATTATAAAAAGCTGAAAGACCTGGACGAGGAGCCTGTAACATTGGCAGCAACCACGAGCATAGCAGCTCCGGTAATGGAAACACTGGACGGCGATGATTCCAAGCCCAGCCTGAAAACAGTTGCCAATGAAGCCGAGTATGACATGATCATGCAGGTGCTTCGGGATGTTAATTTTAATAAAAGTAAAGCAGCGCGGCTGTTGAACATTGACAGGAAGACACTCTACAATAAGATGAAACAATTTGACATTTAA
- a CDS encoding hybrid sensor histidine kinase/response regulator, whose product MNTKLIRVLLVDDDEDDYFLTREYFQELVNWKFDITWCSTFRDAQQHIKDHKYDLYLFDYLLGESTGIDLIELACQFECEEPIILLTGKGDTKIAVEALRLGAADYLIKSELDSEKLERSIRYALERTSVLKALKHSERRYRRIFEESNDFLFISDLAGNIIDLNASASVLTGYTEDDLRLKNILELLEDAQFDSFWNNIKDHPIHDLEVRLVTKDGDKKYCLFSATLEVDDDHPYIQGRLHDMTARKQSERERLFSEKMAVTGRLVRMLAHEVRNPLTNVNLSAEQLEMELVDEDQKFYTQIIKRNCNRINDLISQLLQPSSSADIELVTSSVHTVLIQAIGAALDRVQLKRIQIVNQFAEEEMALPLDPVSLQMAFLNIITNAIEAMEEDKGILRITTKSQGENIQVIFTDNGCGISEEHMEKIFEPYFTGKNNGMGIGLSTTMSIIHAHHGRIDVESEIGTGTTFTITFQNGK is encoded by the coding sequence ATGAATACAAAATTAATAAGGGTCCTCCTGGTTGATGACGACGAGGATGATTACTTCCTCACACGTGAATATTTTCAGGAACTGGTCAACTGGAAGTTTGATATAACCTGGTGCTCCACTTTCAGGGATGCACAGCAGCATATCAAGGATCATAAATACGATCTGTATCTGTTTGATTACTTATTAGGTGAAAGCACCGGGATAGACCTGATCGAACTAGCCTGTCAGTTTGAATGTGAAGAACCGATTATTCTGCTGACAGGAAAAGGGGATACTAAAATCGCCGTAGAAGCATTGAGGCTGGGTGCAGCTGACTATCTGATCAAAAGCGAGCTGGATTCCGAAAAGCTTGAAAGAAGTATCCGGTATGCACTGGAAAGGACTTCGGTGCTGAAAGCTTTGAAACACAGTGAACGGCGTTACCGGAGGATTTTTGAAGAATCCAATGACTTCCTGTTCATCAGTGACCTTGCCGGGAACATTATCGATCTGAACGCCTCGGCCAGCGTATTAACGGGATATACGGAAGACGATCTCCGGCTCAAAAATATCCTGGAATTGCTGGAAGACGCGCAGTTTGATTCATTCTGGAACAATATAAAAGACCATCCGATCCACGATCTTGAAGTAAGGCTGGTGACCAAAGATGGTGACAAGAAATATTGCCTCTTTTCAGCAACGCTGGAAGTGGACGACGATCACCCGTATATACAAGGCAGGCTGCATGATATGACCGCTCGCAAGCAATCCGAAAGAGAAAGATTGTTTTCCGAAAAAATGGCCGTTACAGGTCGTTTGGTAAGAATGCTTGCCCATGAAGTCAGGAATCCGCTAACCAATGTTAACCTTTCCGCTGAACAGCTGGAAATGGAGTTGGTTGATGAAGACCAGAAGTTTTATACACAGATCATTAAACGGAATTGCAACCGGATCAATGACCTTATATCGCAGCTTTTGCAACCGTCCAGCTCGGCTGATATAGAGCTCGTTACGAGCTCCGTGCACACCGTTCTCATCCAGGCTATCGGCGCTGCCCTCGACCGGGTCCAGCTGAAGCGCATTCAGATCGTCAACCAGTTTGCTGAAGAGGAAATGGCATTGCCGCTTGATCCTGTTTCCCTGCAAATGGCCTTCCTGAACATTATTACAAATGCCATTGAGGCGATGGAAGAGGATAAGGGCATTCTGAGGATTACTACCAAAAGCCAGGGAGAGAACATTCAGGTTATTTTTACGGATAACGGCTGCGGTATCAGTGAAGAACACATGGAAAAGATCTTCGAGCCATATTTCACTGGAAAAAACAACGGAATGGGCATCGGCTTATCCACAACCATGAGCATCATCCACGCCCACCACGGCCGCATCGACGTGGAATCGGAGATAGGGACGGGGACGACGTTTACGATCACGTTTCAGAACGGGAAGTAG